A genomic segment from Triticum dicoccoides isolate Atlit2015 ecotype Zavitan chromosome 1A, WEW_v2.0, whole genome shotgun sequence encodes:
- the LOC119288616 gene encoding protein phosphatase 2C 50-like, with translation MAAAAAICGEDEPAPRDPERAAAGGGVERLDLGDGRAALVAGGKRSVYLMDCEPVWGCVATPGRGGEMEDACAAVPRFADVPVRLLARRRDLDGLGLDADALRLPSHLFAVFDGHGGAEVSNYCRERLHVVLSKELRRPPSDLGEMSDVDMKEHWDDLFTRCFQTVDDEVSGLASRLVDGEPRSDPIAAENVGSTAVAVVVCSSHVVVANCGDSRIVLSRGKEPVALSIDQKPDRKDERARIEAAGGKVIQWNGHRVSGILAMSRSIGDRYLKPYIIPKPEVTVVPRAKDDDCLILASDGLWDVVSNEEACKVARRQIQQWHKNNSVTTLSSDGGDGSTDPAAQAAADYLTRLALKKGSQDNITVIVVDLKPRRKPKNNS, from the exons atggcggcggcggcggcgatctgcGGGGAGGACGAGCCGGCGCCGCGCGATCCGGagcgcgcggcggcgggcggcggggtcgAGCGCCTGGATCTCGGGGACGGCCGGGCGGCGCTCGTGGCGGGGGGCAAGCGGAGCGTCTACCTCATGGACTGCGAGCCGGTGTGGGGCTGCGTCGCCACGCCGGGGCGCGGCGGGGAGATGGAGGACGCCTGCGCCGCCGTGCCCCGCTTCGCCGACGTGCCCGTGCGCCTGCTCGCCCGCCGCCGCGACCTCGACGGGCTCGGGCTCGACGCCGACGCGCTCCGCCTCCCGTCCCACCTCTTCGCCGTCTTCGACGGCCACGGCGGCGCCGAG GTGTCCAACTACTGCCGGGAGAGGCTCCACGTCGTGCTGAGCAAGGAGCTGAGGAGGCCCCCCAGCGATCTGGGCGAGATGAGCGATGTGGACATGAAGGAGCACTGGGACGACCTCTTCACCAGGTGCTTCCAGACGGTGGATGACGAGGTGTCAGGGCTTGCGAGCAGGCTCGTCGACGGCGAGCCCCGGTCAGACCCGATCGCCGCGGAGAACGTGGGCTCCACGGCGGTTGCAGTCGTGGTGTGCTCCTCTCATGTGGTGGTCGCCAACTGCGGCGATTCTCGCATCGTGCTCTCACGCGGGAAGGAGCCTGTTGCTCTCTCAATTGACCAGAAG CCTGACAGGAAGGATGAGCGCGCGAGGATTGAGGCTGCGGGAGGCAAGGTCATCCAATGGAACGGACACCGAGTGTCCGGCATACTTGCTATGTCACGATCCATTG GTGACCGATACTTGAAGCCATACATCATCCCCAAACCAGAAGTTACGGTTGTTCCCCGGGCTAAAGATGACGACTGCCTCATTCTGGCCAGCGATGGGCTTTGGGATGTCGTGTCGAACGAAGAGGCGTGCAAGGTCGCGCGCCGGCAAATCCAGCAGTGGCACAAGAACAACAGTGTCACAACATTGTCGTCGGATGGAGGTGATGGATCCACCGACCCTGCCGCGCAGGCAGCGGCGGACTATCTGACGAGGCTTGCGCTGAAGAAAGGAAGCCAGGACAATATAACCGTAATAGTGGTCGACTTGAAACCCCGAAGGAAACCCAAGAATAATTCCTAA